From the Roseiconus lacunae genome, one window contains:
- a CDS encoding GspE/PulE family protein, translating into MIMHAGEILRRRGLLSDEQLADSRASDTDDIIQAAVEKGFLNEREALAVLAEEVGLEFVDLRETEVDLSALEGFPQRLIYRQSLFPIRFQHGSIVVATADPFDLYPLDEASAATGKNIVPVIAERAEIARLMKRHLGVGSETVEDLMAAAAEDEDVELLEELETDGSELSEMAQEASVVRLVNEILLEAIEVRASDIHIETQSDGLVVRYRIDGILHRQPTPPEINRFQAAIISRLKIMARLNIAEKRLPQDGRIKLRVHGREVDIRLSVIPMIHGEGLVMRVLDKSAMVFDLGKLGMASEVYGRFSQLIGLPHGIILVTGPTGSGKTTTLYSSLLQIRSDATKIITTEDPVEYQLDGINQIQVHSKIGFTFAASLRSILRHDPDIVLVGEIRDLETAENAIQASLTGHLVFSTLHTNDASGAFTRLSDMGVEPFLVAGTVEGVMAQRLLRRLCPHCKEAYSPDRDELPNDFPWDRSEGCTFYRPVGCRECRQLGYSGRMGIYELLVTNDEIREQAQARASSWDIRKTAVATGMRTLRMDAWDKVIAGNTSVDEVLRVTKGEVI; encoded by the coding sequence TCTTCTCAGTGACGAACAACTCGCCGATAGCCGCGCTTCCGACACCGATGACATCATCCAGGCGGCGGTCGAGAAAGGTTTTTTGAACGAGCGGGAAGCTTTGGCGGTGCTCGCCGAGGAAGTCGGTTTGGAGTTCGTCGACCTGCGAGAAACCGAAGTCGACCTGTCTGCCTTGGAAGGTTTCCCACAGCGGTTAATCTATCGCCAATCGTTGTTCCCAATCCGTTTCCAGCATGGGTCAATTGTCGTCGCGACTGCAGATCCGTTTGATCTTTACCCGCTCGACGAAGCCAGTGCGGCAACGGGAAAGAACATCGTTCCGGTGATCGCCGAGCGAGCCGAAATCGCGCGACTGATGAAACGGCATCTTGGCGTCGGTAGTGAAACGGTCGAAGACTTAATGGCGGCCGCCGCCGAAGACGAAGACGTCGAATTACTGGAAGAACTGGAGACCGATGGCAGCGAATTGAGCGAGATGGCCCAGGAAGCCTCAGTCGTTCGCCTTGTCAACGAAATTCTGCTCGAAGCGATCGAAGTCCGCGCCAGTGACATTCACATCGAAACACAATCCGATGGATTGGTCGTTCGCTATCGGATCGACGGGATCTTACATCGCCAACCGACCCCACCGGAGATCAATCGCTTTCAGGCAGCGATCATCAGCCGTTTGAAGATCATGGCTCGATTGAACATCGCCGAAAAGCGTCTTCCCCAAGACGGCCGAATCAAACTGCGTGTTCACGGGCGCGAAGTAGACATTCGATTAAGCGTGATCCCGATGATTCACGGCGAAGGCTTGGTGATGCGGGTGCTCGATAAGTCCGCGATGGTGTTCGATCTCGGCAAGCTAGGGATGGCATCGGAGGTCTACGGACGCTTTAGCCAATTGATCGGATTGCCACACGGCATCATCTTGGTGACCGGGCCGACCGGTAGTGGTAAAACGACGACGCTGTATAGCAGCTTACTGCAAATCCGCAGCGACGCGACGAAGATCATCACGACGGAAGACCCGGTCGAGTACCAGCTTGATGGAATTAACCAAATCCAAGTGCATTCCAAAATTGGGTTTACATTTGCCGCATCGCTTCGAAGTATTTTGCGGCATGACCCCGACATTGTGCTCGTCGGGGAAATCCGCGACTTGGAAACGGCTGAGAATGCGATCCAAGCTTCGTTGACCGGTCACTTGGTGTTCAGCACGCTGCACACCAACGATGCATCGGGCGCTTTCACGCGGTTGTCCGACATGGGCGTCGAACCGTTCCTGGTCGCGGGCACCGTCGAAGGCGTCATGGCACAGCGTCTGCTTCGACGACTATGCCCGCACTGCAAAGAAGCCTACTCCCCCGACCGCGATGAACTGCCCAATGATTTCCCGTGGGACCGTTCAGAAGGGTGCACGTTCTATCGCCCCGTCGGCTGCCGCGAATGCCGCCAGCTCGGTTATAGCGGCCGAATGGGGATCTACGAACTGTTGGTCACCAACGACGAAATACGTGAGCAAGCCCAGGCGCGGGCGAGCAGTTGGGACATCCGAAAAACCGCCGTAGCGACCGGCATGCGGACGCTGCGAATGGACGCATGGGACAAAGTGATTGCGGGAAATACCAGTGTCGACGAAGTTCTTCGCGTAACCAAGGGTGAGGTGATCTAG
- the sdhA gene encoding succinate dehydrogenase flavoprotein subunit, giving the protein MANHRVVVIGGGLAGLASTMKLAELGIHVDLISLTPVKRSHSVCAQGGINSCNDQTRQLGDNEWKHFDDTVYGGDFLNHQPPVKEMAYWAPKVIDLMDRLGVPFNRTGEGFLDRRRFGGTLYKRTAFAGATTGQQLLYALDEQVRRRESDGQVRKFEFWDFQGLIQDGSGRCRGVVAQDMVSMELRAFPADAVVVATGGCGLIYGRSTMSVFCSGSAASRCFQAGAKYGNGEFIQVHPTAIPGSDKLRLMSESARGEGGRVWVPRKPHDSRAPRDIPAGERYYFLEERYPEYGNLVPRDIATREIFDICVNEGLSVDTERMCVYLDLTHISKSELDRKLGGILEIYEKFQGVDPRIEPMRIFPAVHYSMGGLWADYVRTAEGGLEPGAPKNHMTNIEGLYAIGECDYHYHGANRLGANSLLSCIFTGLFTGPSIVNYIQNQDEGHADLASSDVEAAVKKQQERHDNLLKGNSGSDENPYLIHQELGDVMTRAATVVRRNDQLKEAVETVNELHERAMKVSLSDTGSWSNQNVLFSKSLQDMFPIAKCILQGALQRDECRGAHYKPEFQKPSLTAEDPAERRRQAEQWLDEFDRNNDKFLKSTIAEYDHATMKPKLSYEAVDTSLIQPRPRLYGLVGADIIEQVFKERAEAKKNGKKEAAAAAS; this is encoded by the coding sequence ATGGCAAATCACAGAGTCGTCGTTATCGGCGGAGGTCTGGCCGGACTGGCCAGCACGATGAAACTGGCCGAACTGGGCATCCACGTCGATCTGATCAGTCTGACTCCCGTTAAACGTTCTCACAGCGTCTGCGCACAAGGTGGCATCAACAGCTGCAATGATCAGACACGCCAGCTCGGTGACAACGAATGGAAACACTTTGACGATACCGTCTACGGTGGTGACTTTCTCAACCATCAGCCGCCCGTCAAGGAAATGGCGTATTGGGCGCCCAAGGTAATCGACTTGATGGACCGCTTGGGGGTGCCGTTTAACCGCACAGGCGAAGGGTTTCTTGACCGGCGTCGTTTCGGCGGAACGCTGTATAAGCGAACCGCGTTCGCCGGTGCGACAACCGGACAGCAACTGCTTTACGCCTTGGACGAACAGGTTCGGCGCCGCGAGTCCGATGGCCAGGTTCGCAAGTTTGAATTCTGGGACTTTCAGGGTCTGATTCAGGATGGATCGGGTCGTTGTCGCGGCGTGGTCGCCCAAGACATGGTTTCGATGGAACTTCGTGCGTTCCCGGCAGACGCCGTCGTCGTGGCGACAGGCGGTTGCGGACTGATTTATGGTCGTAGCACCATGAGTGTGTTTTGCTCGGGCAGTGCCGCCAGTCGTTGTTTCCAGGCCGGCGCGAAATACGGCAACGGTGAATTCATCCAGGTCCACCCGACCGCGATTCCCGGCAGCGACAAGCTACGATTGATGAGTGAGTCTGCGCGGGGTGAGGGCGGGCGTGTTTGGGTCCCGCGAAAACCTCACGACAGCCGCGCGCCCCGTGATATCCCTGCCGGCGAACGATACTACTTCCTCGAAGAACGCTACCCGGAATATGGAAATCTTGTTCCACGTGATATCGCGACACGCGAAATCTTTGATATTTGCGTCAATGAGGGTCTGAGTGTCGATACCGAGCGAATGTGCGTCTACCTTGATCTGACGCATATTTCCAAGAGCGAACTTGATCGAAAGCTGGGGGGGATCCTGGAAATTTATGAAAAGTTCCAGGGGGTCGATCCACGCATCGAACCGATGCGAATCTTCCCGGCAGTCCACTACAGTATGGGCGGTTTGTGGGCCGATTACGTGCGAACCGCTGAAGGTGGATTAGAGCCGGGGGCGCCGAAGAATCACATGACCAACATCGAAGGCTTGTACGCCATCGGTGAATGCGATTACCACTACCACGGTGCGAATCGCCTTGGAGCTAATTCGTTGCTGTCGTGCATCTTCACCGGCCTGTTTACCGGTCCTTCAATCGTCAACTACATCCAAAATCAAGACGAAGGCCACGCAGATCTTGCTTCAAGTGACGTCGAAGCTGCTGTCAAGAAACAGCAAGAGCGGCACGACAACCTGCTCAAAGGCAATTCCGGCAGTGACGAGAATCCTTACTTGATTCACCAGGAGTTGGGCGACGTGATGACACGCGCGGCGACTGTTGTTCGCCGCAACGACCAGTTGAAAGAAGCTGTCGAAACGGTCAACGAATTGCATGAACGGGCGATGAAAGTCAGCCTGTCAGATACCGGCTCGTGGTCGAACCAAAACGTGCTGTTCTCGAAATCGCTGCAAGACATGTTCCCAATCGCAAAGTGCATTTTGCAAGGGGCGTTGCAGCGAGACGAATGTCGCGGAGCCCATTACAAACCTGAATTCCAAAAACCATCGTTGACCGCCGAAGATCCGGCCGAACGGCGTAGGCAGGCGGAGCAGTGGTTGGACGAATTTGATCGAAACAACGACAAGTTTCTCAAAAGTACGATCGCGGAGTACGATCACGCCACGATGAAACCAAAGTTGTCGTATGAAGCGGTTGATACCTCGTTGATCCAGCCACGACCTCGTCTTTATGGCTTGGTCGGTGCCGATATCATTGAGCAGGTATTTAAGGAACGTGCCGAAGCGAAAAAGAACGGCAAAAAGGAAGCTGCCGCCGCGGCAAGTTAA
- a CDS encoding type II secretion system F family protein — MPVYSYTARDMTGKTVTGTIEATNEREVASLLSEKSLFPSKVSASDSKSAGAALFGNRKKVKGQTMAIFYGQLAALLRSGVPMLRALTVLGEQSTDAVLGGIIKDIRSRVEDGEPIGNAMARYPRVFSDMAINMVRAGTEGGFLEDALDRVGTFTELQEDLKGRTISALAYPVFLFSVGSVVITGLLVFFVPKFDAMFDRLRAKGEMPWYTESLLSFSNVLQDYGWLIVVGFAVLLIVAKVQLASEAGREFVDKTKLKIPVLGNILMNLAVSRFCRVLGTLLGNGVPILKSLEISRSAAANTLLSQSIANATENIRGGESLASPLRSSGYFPASVVEMISVGEESNSLEKVLPEIADSLEKRTFRRLDLFVRLLEPMMLLVMAFFVLAVVLALLVPVLKSSTQL; from the coding sequence ATGCCGGTTTATTCCTACACCGCCCGTGATATGACGGGCAAAACCGTCACGGGAACAATCGAAGCAACGAACGAGCGCGAAGTCGCATCATTGCTGAGCGAAAAGTCGCTGTTCCCATCGAAAGTCAGCGCCTCGGATTCCAAATCCGCCGGGGCGGCGCTCTTTGGTAATCGTAAAAAGGTCAAAGGCCAGACAATGGCTATCTTTTACGGCCAATTGGCGGCACTGTTGCGCAGTGGCGTACCAATGCTGCGCGCATTGACGGTCCTCGGCGAACAAAGCACCGATGCGGTTTTGGGTGGAATTATCAAAGACATCCGGTCAAGAGTCGAGGACGGCGAACCGATCGGCAACGCGATGGCCCGCTACCCGCGTGTGTTTTCTGACATGGCAATCAATATGGTGCGTGCGGGCACCGAGGGTGGTTTCTTGGAAGATGCCCTCGATCGCGTCGGCACTTTCACCGAACTTCAAGAAGATCTTAAAGGACGCACGATTAGCGCTCTCGCCTATCCGGTGTTCTTGTTTTCCGTCGGGTCGGTCGTGATCACCGGTTTGCTCGTGTTCTTCGTTCCCAAATTCGACGCGATGTTTGATCGCCTGCGAGCGAAGGGAGAGATGCCTTGGTACACCGAATCACTGCTCAGTTTCAGCAACGTCTTGCAAGACTATGGTTGGCTGATCGTCGTCGGATTTGCTGTGCTTCTGATCGTCGCAAAAGTCCAGTTGGCAAGCGAAGCTGGACGGGAGTTCGTCGACAAAACCAAGCTAAAGATTCCCGTCCTGGGAAACATCTTGATGAATCTCGCCGTCTCTCGCTTCTGCCGTGTCCTAGGAACACTGCTCGGAAATGGCGTCCCAATTCTGAAGTCACTCGAAATCAGTCGATCGGCAGCGGCAAACACGCTCCTGAGCCAATCGATTGCCAATGCGACCGAAAACATCCGCGGAGGCGAATCGCTAGCATCGCCGCTACGAAGTTCCGGCTATTTCCCAGCTTCGGTGGTCGAAATGATCAGTGTGGGCGAGGAGAGCAACTCGTTGGAAAAAGTACTGCCGGAGATCGCCGACTCGCTGGAGAAACGCACGTTTCGCCGATTGGATTTGTTCGTCCGACTACTCGAACCGATGATGCTCCTCGTGATGGCATTCTTTGTCCTTGCCGTCGTCCTGGCGTTACTCGTCCCCGTTCTTAAGAGCAGCACCCAGTTGTAA
- the sdhB gene encoding succinate dehydrogenase iron-sulfur subunit: MIALDEHAKRPEFINVRVKRQDGPGKEPYWQLFKIDYEPELNVITVLQRIAALGKDSDGKKALPVCWDCGCLEEVCGACTMVINGRVRQSCSALVDRLLQDNPDELVLEPMSKFPVIRDLMVDRSRLFRGLKRVKAWVPVDSYYDMGAGERQLREMQERNYPLSQCMSCGCCLDACPQYNKIELERKPGESDEDFEARKNEAYDKAFVGPHAISQAMLFNNHPTGKALAGERLDALIEPGGIQACGNAQNCVAVCPKEIPLTTSIARAGRATTLHTIRKWFEK; encoded by the coding sequence ATGATTGCCCTCGACGAACATGCGAAACGCCCCGAATTCATCAACGTCCGTGTCAAGCGACAAGACGGTCCCGGTAAAGAACCGTATTGGCAGTTATTCAAAATCGATTACGAGCCCGAATTAAATGTGATCACGGTTTTGCAGCGAATCGCGGCACTCGGAAAGGATTCCGACGGCAAAAAGGCGCTGCCGGTTTGTTGGGATTGCGGATGCTTGGAAGAGGTCTGCGGGGCTTGCACGATGGTTATCAATGGCCGGGTTCGCCAGAGCTGCAGTGCTTTGGTCGACCGTTTGTTGCAAGATAACCCGGACGAATTGGTGCTCGAGCCGATGTCGAAGTTCCCGGTGATTCGAGACTTAATGGTCGACCGGTCACGGCTATTTCGTGGGCTCAAACGCGTAAAAGCGTGGGTCCCGGTCGACAGTTACTACGACATGGGTGCCGGCGAGCGACAGCTGCGGGAAATGCAGGAGCGGAACTATCCGCTCAGTCAATGTATGAGCTGCGGTTGCTGTCTTGATGCTTGTCCCCAGTACAACAAGATCGAACTGGAACGTAAGCCTGGCGAAAGTGACGAGGATTTTGAGGCACGCAAAAACGAGGCCTATGACAAGGCGTTCGTTGGTCCACATGCGATTTCACAGGCGATGCTGTTTAATAACCATCCCACCGGCAAGGCACTCGCGGGTGAGCGATTGGATGCACTGATCGAGCCCGGAGGGATTCAGGCGTGCGGGAATGCGCAAAACTGTGTCGCGGTTTGCCCCAAGGAAATTCCGCTCACCACCTCGATCGCGCGAGCCGGACGGGCGACGACGCTGCATACGATTCGCAAGTGGTTTGAGAAGTAG
- a CDS encoding DUF58 domain-containing protein, with the protein MGDERKADLSFGDYDHIEVTLSSYTNEMTSSANETSASAEPSGLFKVLAATAAVLLIGLVFGASLWVLTAIVAAAVVVLNQFLAKTWATATIATRVSKNQELHVGESFAVELTIKNTSRIPVVWLLVEDLVPRWTTIHDPPTLEIEGDRVGVMLLWGGQTRKVSYTVRCNRRGYFQIGPTVLETGDVMGLYRRYRVGTQPQYMTVLPKVMTLDGYDIASPRPMGEIRMRDNVFEDPTRLRGIRQWQPGDPMRRVHWSATARTGILHSKVYEPTSIAGATLVLDLHVDTNPSHNEPVRTDLAITAAASIASALMEQSQPFAMVTNGRDAADRIRIDGWKGDHRVREQAKRSAQMTDKNDRLRPVIVDAGRGPAHFQKLRTQLARLERSDGMSLAQLLIEAESRISSETTLLAIFQQPTPETIAMLVSFARRGKAVAAIINTLDANEYGQAAGPLIAANIPTIHLADDRSIRDVCRASTGSLRSA; encoded by the coding sequence ATGGGCGATGAACGCAAAGCGGACCTATCTTTTGGTGATTACGATCACATCGAGGTAACGCTTTCTAGCTACACTAACGAGATGACTTCATCCGCCAACGAGACGAGTGCCTCTGCCGAGCCGTCGGGACTATTTAAAGTCCTAGCCGCCACGGCGGCCGTTTTGTTAATCGGATTAGTGTTTGGTGCTTCACTGTGGGTCCTAACGGCGATCGTTGCCGCAGCGGTCGTCGTACTCAATCAATTCCTGGCGAAGACCTGGGCGACCGCCACAATCGCAACCCGAGTCAGTAAGAACCAGGAACTGCACGTTGGTGAATCATTCGCGGTCGAACTGACGATTAAAAATACGTCGCGTATCCCTGTGGTTTGGCTGCTAGTCGAAGATTTGGTGCCGAGATGGACAACGATTCACGATCCACCCACGCTTGAAATTGAAGGCGACCGAGTGGGTGTGATGCTGCTCTGGGGAGGCCAAACGAGAAAGGTTTCCTACACAGTCCGATGCAACCGACGCGGGTACTTTCAAATCGGTCCCACGGTACTCGAAACGGGTGACGTCATGGGCTTGTACCGTCGCTACCGGGTAGGCACACAGCCTCAATACATGACCGTGCTTCCCAAGGTGATGACGCTTGACGGTTACGACATTGCATCCCCACGTCCGATGGGCGAGATCCGGATGCGAGACAACGTGTTCGAAGATCCAACCCGCTTGCGTGGCATCCGCCAGTGGCAGCCCGGCGACCCCATGCGACGAGTTCACTGGTCGGCGACGGCTCGAACTGGGATCCTGCATAGCAAGGTTTACGAACCGACCTCGATCGCTGGTGCGACGTTAGTCTTGGACCTTCATGTCGACACCAACCCCTCACACAACGAGCCGGTTCGAACAGATCTGGCGATCACGGCAGCGGCATCGATCGCAAGTGCATTGATGGAGCAATCACAGCCATTTGCAATGGTCACCAACGGCCGAGATGCCGCGGACCGAATTCGCATCGACGGGTGGAAAGGTGACCATCGTGTTCGCGAACAAGCGAAACGATCTGCACAGATGACCGACAAGAACGATCGACTACGTCCGGTGATCGTCGACGCAGGACGTGGACCGGCGCACTTTCAGAAACTTCGCACCCAGCTAGCCCGACTGGAACGCAGCGATGGAATGTCGCTTGCCCAGCTGTTAATCGAAGCCGAGTCGCGGATCAGCAGCGAGACGACACTACTGGCAATCTTTCAGCAGCCGACCCCGGAAACAATCGCGATGCTGGTCAGCTTCGCCCGTCGCGGCAAAGCGGTCGCGGCGATTATCAACACGCTTGATGCAAATGAATATGGTCAGGCGGCTGGCCCGCTAATCGCCGCAAACATCCCCACGATTCACCTCGCCGACGACCGATCGATACGCGATGTCTGTCGCGCCTCAACAGGCTCGCTCCGATCCGCGTAA